From the genome of Triticum aestivum cultivar Chinese Spring chromosome 3B, IWGSC CS RefSeq v2.1, whole genome shotgun sequence, one region includes:
- the LOC123071497 gene encoding internalin I, protein MAAASASAGNAGEPRLVDRCIDAAARCRASVEAWRRQRRSLERLPGQLADALLSRLAARRLLSPSLLEVFQHSVQEIDFSGNIAVDAEWLAYLGSFRYLGILKLADCKKVDHSAIWALSGMSMLKELDLSRCSRITDAGIKHIVSIDSLEKLHLSETGLTDNGVMLISALKGLNLLDLGGIHMTDKALRSLQVLTQLEHLDIWGSEITDEGASILKAFTRLRFLNVSWTHVTRLPPLPNMKYLNMSNCTIYSIRGGDSEVHIPLQKFTASAASIVDVDEVFSSIVASSFSFLDMSGCSLSNLYGLQKMKSLEHLDLSLSRVTDDAIEYVANIGMKLRYLSLKNTGITSQAPCILAGTVPNLASLSLAYTKVDDSALVYISMMPSLRVIDLSHTSIKGFTCVEANSEKILSLPLLEHLIYLESLNLEDAPLSDEVIPPMASFRALKYLYLKSDFLSDPALHALSSASNLIHLGFCGSVLSNSGLLQFVPPAQLHVLDLSGCWVLTEYAISSFRSHHPMIELRHELIQELQPSHIGTSQVRKSRHLPRAKTKVFNSSADSSRHSGIFFMDQRIKYSREKMLEIQDLTQSNSVLHDVQLPPELRRME, encoded by the exons atggcagccgcctccgcctccgccggaaACGCGGGCGAGCCGCGGCTCGTCGACCGCTGCATCGACGCAGCGGCGCGGTGCCGAGCATCCGTGGAGGCCTGGCGCCGCCAACGCCGGTCCCTCGAGCGCCTGCCCGGGCAGCTGGCCGACGCGCTCCTCAGCCGCCtcgccgctcgccgcctcctttCCCCCTCCCTCCTCGA GGTTTTCCAGCACTCGGTGCAGGAGATCGACTTCAGCGGCAACATCGCCGTAGATGCGGAGTGGCTGGCTTACCTCGGCTCCTTCCGTTACCTGGGCATCCTCAAGCTGGCGGACTGCAAGAAGGTCGACCACTCCGCGATCTGGGCACTGTCCG GCATGAGTATGCTAAAAGAATTGGACCTGTCGAGATGCTCTAGGATAACTGATGCCGGCATCAAACATATAGTCTCCATTGATAGTCTGGAGAAGCTACACTTATCTGAGACTGGATTGACTGACAATGGAGTGATGCTCATTTCAGCACTAAAAGGTTTAAATTTGCTAGATTTGGGAGGAATTCATATGACCGACAAAGCGTTGCGGTCATTACAG GTATTGACACAACTTGAGCACCTTGATATATGGGGTAGTGAAATTACTGATGAGGGAGCTTCAATCCTTAAGGCGTTTACAAGATTGAGGTTCTTAAATGTTTCTTGGACACATGTGACTCGTCTACCACCTCTTCCAAACATGAAATATCTTAATATGAGCAACTGTACAATTTATTCCATTCGTGGCGGTGATTCTGAAGTTCATATTCCTCTGCAAAAGTTTACGGCCTCTGCAGCCTCAATTGTTGACGTTGATGAAGTGTTCTCTAGCATCGTAGCAAGCTCATTTTCATTCTTGGATATGTCTGGTTGTTCTTTAAGCAACTTATATGGCCTGCAAAAGATGAAAAGTCTAGAGCATTTGGACCTTAGCTTGAGCAGAGTAACTGACGATGCAATCGAGTATGTTGCAAATATTGGAATGAAGCTGAGATATCTAAGCCTCAAGAATACTGGAATAACCTCTCAGGCACCATGTATTTTGGCAGGAACAGTTCCAAACCTGGCTTCACTGTCTTTAGCTTATACAAAAGTTGATGATTCTGCTCTAGTATATATCAGCATGATGCCTTCATTGAGAGTGATAGATCTAAGTCATACAAGTATCAAAG GGTTCACTTGTGTTGAAGCAAACTCAGAGAAAATACTGTCTCTGCCTCTACTTGAGCATCTCATATATCTTGAAAGTCTAAATCTGGAGGATGCACCACTGTCAGATGAAGTTATACCTCCCATGGCATCCTTTAGAGCACTAAAATATTTGTACCTGAAAAGTGATTTCTTGTCTGATCCCGCATTGCATGCCCTGTCTTCTGCCTCAAATTTGATACATCTTGGATTTTGTGGGAGTGTATTATCAAACTCTGGGCTTCTGCAATTTGTGCCCCCTGCCCAACTACATGTGTTGGATTTAAGTGGCTGCTGGGTCTTAACAGAGTATGCCATCTCATCATTTCGTAGCCATCACCCGATGATAGAGTTGAGACATGAACTAATTCAGGAACTTCAACCAAGCCACATCGGTACTTCACAAGTTCGCAAGTCTAGGCATCTTCCACGGGCAAAAACAAAAGTTTTTAATAGCTCGGCTGATTCTAGCAGGCATTCTGGTATCTTCTTCATGG ATCAAAGGATAAAATACAGCAGGGAGAAAATGCTGGAGATCCAAGATCTTACCCAATCGAATTCAGTGTTACATGATGTGCAGCTTCCACCAGAGCTGCGACGGATGGAATGA